From the genome of Mycteria americana isolate JAX WOST 10 ecotype Jacksonville Zoo and Gardens chromosome 12, USCA_MyAme_1.0, whole genome shotgun sequence, one region includes:
- the FOXL3 gene encoding forkhead box L3, with protein sequence MFDNTQYPYNCFNYDGDDYPTCSSDEEKKFTRPAYSYIALIAMAIQQSPSNKVTLSGIYDFIMKKFPYYRSNQRAWQNSIRHNLSLNSCFVKVPRTEGNEKGKGNYWSFATGCESMLDLFENGNYRRRRRRRNVKREHKEQRPGRGKSPSSPDMSSMDSALNNISSSESKHERIESGPRLLEPRGFAPNSMTSRQSLSNSSLAKSDSEIKFSIDYILSAPDPLPVLRSQYNMQENKYNLLEAQQINLQFWTM encoded by the exons ATGTTTGACAACACGCAGTACCCCTATAACTGCTTTAATTATGATGGGGATGATTATCCTACCTGTAGTTCTGACGAAGAGAAAAAATTCACCAGACCAGCGTACAG ctaCATTGCCTTAATTGCAATGGCCATCCAGCAAAGTCCTTCCAATAAAGTCACCCTCTCTGGCATTTATGACTTTATAATGAAGAAATTTCCTTACTACAGATCAAATCAAAGAGCCTGGCAGAACTCCATCCGACATAACTTATCGCTTAACAGTTGTTTTGTAAAG gttCCCAGAACAGAAGGgaatgagaagggaaaaggaaactaTTGGAGCTTTGCAACGGGATGTGAATCTATGCTGGATCTCTTTGAAAATGGGAATTACAGGCGAAGACGAAGGAGGAGGAATGTGAAAAGAGAACATAAGGAGCAGAGACCAGGCAGAGGGAAAAGTCCTTCATCCCCTGATATGTCTTCTATGGACTCTGCTTTAAACAACATTTCCTCTTCTGAAAGTAAACATGAAAGAATTGAATCAGGACCAAGACTACTGGAGCCTCGTGGGTTTGCTCCAAACAGCATGACCAGCAGGCAGAGCCTAAGCAATTCCTCCTTAGCAAAATCGgattctgaaattaaattcagcATCGATTACATTCTTTCAGCCCCCGACCCTTTGCCTGTCCTGAGATCTCAGTAtaatatgcaagaaaataaatataatctacTGGAGGCCCAGCAAATTAATCTCCAGTTCTGGACAATGTGA